Proteins from a genomic interval of Paenibacillus lentus:
- a CDS encoding MATE family efflux transporter: MTLNDRIPSWKKLSLFAVTWPILIDSVLRMMLGTVDVFMLSRISDKVTGAVGLANEIIYFCILMFGFVGIGTSVAVAQYIGAGREREAGRISANAITLNLIFGVLVSLVLFLYGESLLQLMKLNPEQIAIASPYLKIIGGFIWIEALSYAVSSVIRSSGHTKSVMYVTLGVNLVHVAGNYLLIFGNLGFPELGVTGAAVSTVVSRFLGIIVLFIILYRRSPAPIRTKDYVVWNGTYVKQILHVGLPAAGEHLAWQSQYLMIISFVNMIGVAALNTHVYVMNISNYFMALALAIGAGTEIIVGQMVGAGEMKEAYRRLMRSVRISFLLTLAIVSVASIFRHELVGLFTVDPEIIAAGAGIFLLSIILEPGRTFNMVIINSLRAAGDARFPVLMGVLSMWGVAVPLAYVLGVHLGIGLFGIWIAFTVDEWLRGMIMLLRWRSRAWEKKALVKPASTPENVMGA; encoded by the coding sequence GTGACATTAAATGATCGTATTCCATCTTGGAAAAAACTTAGTCTTTTTGCCGTGACTTGGCCGATTCTCATCGACTCTGTGCTGCGCATGATGCTGGGCACGGTGGACGTGTTTATGCTAAGCCGCATTTCCGATAAGGTGACCGGTGCAGTAGGCTTAGCCAACGAAATTATTTACTTCTGTATTCTAATGTTCGGCTTTGTCGGCATCGGTACCAGCGTGGCGGTTGCCCAGTATATCGGTGCCGGGCGGGAGAGAGAGGCAGGCCGCATTTCGGCGAATGCCATCACATTAAACCTGATTTTCGGGGTGCTCGTAAGCTTAGTCCTTTTTCTGTATGGGGAGTCCCTCCTGCAGTTAATGAAGCTAAATCCTGAGCAAATCGCCATTGCGAGTCCTTATTTAAAAATTATCGGCGGCTTCATCTGGATTGAGGCGCTATCTTACGCGGTTTCATCGGTTATCCGTTCGAGCGGACACACCAAAAGTGTGATGTATGTAACCCTGGGTGTCAATCTCGTTCACGTCGCAGGCAATTATCTGCTTATCTTCGGGAACTTGGGCTTTCCAGAGTTGGGCGTGACGGGAGCGGCTGTGTCTACGGTCGTTAGTCGCTTCCTCGGCATCATCGTGCTTTTTATCATTCTGTACCGTCGGAGTCCTGCACCGATTCGGACTAAAGATTACGTGGTCTGGAATGGCACTTACGTGAAACAGATTTTGCATGTTGGCTTGCCCGCTGCAGGCGAGCATCTCGCTTGGCAGTCGCAGTACCTCATGATCATTAGTTTCGTTAACATGATCGGTGTTGCCGCGTTGAACACACATGTTTACGTCATGAACATCTCGAACTATTTCATGGCGCTGGCGTTGGCCATCGGTGCGGGGACGGAAATCATTGTTGGGCAAATGGTTGGTGCGGGAGAAATGAAAGAGGCTTACCGGAGACTGATGAGAAGCGTGAGGATCAGCTTCCTATTAACGTTAGCTATTGTCAGTGTGGCATCGATATTCCGGCATGAGTTAGTCGGCTTGTTCACGGTTGACCCCGAGATTATTGCTGCGGGGGCGGGTATTTTTCTGCTCTCCATCATTCTCGAACCCGGGCGGACGTTCAATATGGTCATCATTAACTCGCTACGGGCCGCCGGGGATGCACGTTTTCCGGTATTGATGGGGGTACTCTCGATGTGGGGCGTCGCGGTGCCGCTTGCTTATGTTCTGGGGGTTCATTTGGGGATCGGGCTGTTCGGTATATGGATTGCTTTCACGGTGGATGAATGGCTGCGCGGCATGATCATGCTGCTTCGCTGGCGAAGCCGGGCCTGGGAGAAGAAGGCGCTTGTGAAGCCAGCTTCTACCCCAGAAAACGTCATGGGAGCGTAG
- a CDS encoding Rrf2 family transcriptional regulator gives MKYSKATDYALHTMLFLTAATPQKPIGVQQLAERQNVSPTYLSKILTKLVKAGMIESITGVNGGYRLKRNWENISFLDIIHAIEGSASLFDCSFEHGPDCPIQKVVLSAEEKMEEQLRNQKMSDLVREMNIVI, from the coding sequence ATGAAATACTCAAAGGCAACCGACTACGCTCTTCATACGATGCTCTTTCTTACTGCAGCGACTCCGCAAAAACCTATAGGTGTGCAGCAGTTAGCAGAGCGGCAAAATGTGTCTCCAACCTATTTATCCAAAATACTGACCAAGCTGGTGAAGGCGGGCATGATTGAATCGATTACAGGAGTAAACGGCGGGTATCGGCTGAAGCGAAATTGGGAGAACATTTCGTTTCTTGATATTATTCATGCCATTGAAGGCTCGGCTTCCTTGTTCGACTGCAGTTTTGAACATGGACCAGACTGTCCGATCCAAAAGGTGGTGCTATCGGCAGAAGAGAAGATGGAAGAACAGCTGAGAAACCAGAAGATGTCCGATCTTGTACGGGAAATGAATATTGTGATATAA
- a CDS encoding class I SAM-dependent methyltransferase → MSNELFDSTVWEKAWKEDLYTGVNKMKRAGIDPAHSLDSSAKSFNQEVFSEEGRRRTRRIMNWLTEQGVEFSGSSVLDIGAASGGFSIPFAEQGADVTAVETSDPLIELLLQNSWGLTNGTVKVVHEPFESIDLVAKGWEGGFDLVFVSMCPVLVDWASVERVLSCARSFCYMSLPVGSREHSLVDEVWPLVTDRPRETEHLEMVYLTQLLLLKGYSYQSLVTREMKTTTVSKEAAFHNTINWLKMHGIAMDEKDRHIVSRHLDTRYPGEQVEIRQGGRFGKVLVRL, encoded by the coding sequence ATGAGCAATGAACTGTTTGATTCGACGGTATGGGAAAAGGCCTGGAAGGAAGATTTGTATACAGGTGTGAACAAGATGAAGAGGGCTGGCATTGATCCGGCACATTCACTTGATTCATCGGCAAAGTCGTTCAATCAGGAGGTGTTCAGTGAAGAAGGGAGGCGAAGAACCAGGCGGATTATGAACTGGCTAACGGAGCAGGGAGTTGAATTTTCGGGATCTTCTGTTCTGGATATAGGTGCGGCATCAGGTGGATTTTCCATACCTTTCGCGGAGCAGGGAGCGGATGTAACGGCGGTAGAAACCTCCGATCCGTTGATTGAGCTCTTACTGCAAAATAGCTGGGGTTTGACAAATGGAACGGTCAAGGTAGTGCATGAACCTTTTGAAAGCATTGATCTTGTGGCGAAGGGATGGGAAGGAGGCTTTGATCTCGTCTTTGTCTCTATGTGTCCGGTTCTGGTTGACTGGGCCAGTGTGGAGAGGGTGCTGAGCTGCGCGAGATCGTTCTGCTACATGAGCTTGCCGGTAGGTTCCAGGGAGCACAGCCTGGTGGATGAAGTATGGCCGCTTGTCACCGATCGCCCCCGAGAGACCGAACATTTGGAGATGGTTTATCTTACCCAATTACTGCTGCTAAAGGGTTATTCTTATCAATCGTTGGTAACCCGGGAAATGAAAACAACGACAGTCTCCAAAGAGGCGGCATTCCATAATACGATCAATTGGTTGAAAATGCACGGTATTGCGATGGATGAGAAGGATCGTCATATCGTCTCCCGGCATTTGGATACACGCTATCCTGGCGAACAAGTAGAAATCCGGCAAGGCGGCCGGTTCGGCAAAGTACTTGTTCGTCTGTAG